A single window of Gambusia affinis linkage group LG18, SWU_Gaff_1.0, whole genome shotgun sequence DNA harbors:
- the LOC122820812 gene encoding tetratricopeptide repeat protein 39B has protein sequence MAHVGNGAAAEEEDCFEDAFDRIPSACQMDLQTAIQETQCALNLVLNNRFSQALDLLKPWWKHSMYHALGYSSILVMQATMTFDQKDIQTAMETIKQALQTCHRFRKRNSVVGSLSSLISKQSNLQEEEMHAELCYAECLLQKATLTFIQDENMISFIKGGIKIRTSYQIYKDCQNVLNISQDKAEQFNSFRQFEGGVKLGIGSFNLMLSLLPQKVLRLLEFIGFSGNRSFGLSQLREGAASQSLRSIICVLTLLFYNTYVSLILGTGEGNLMEAEALLEPYQQKYPKGSIILFYSARIATLRGNFEKARSRFEECISSQQEWKQIHHLCYWELMWTHSFQQEWQQAYRYADLLCKESRWSKAIYMYQKAAILSMMTEDDVRKTGEDIVEIFRQVEGLKQRLAGKSIPMEKFAVRKSRRYKAAQPVPLVVPALEMMYVWNGFTIVGKRADYTESLLVTIEKAELQLRNETNPSEFHPDDSSLVQMLKGLCLKHLGRLLQAELCFTQVLSSESRIRYDHYLIPFSLYELGLLYKQQGDFVKAATYIEKAKMNYKDYSMESRLHFRIHAALSSLKGSPVSTP, from the exons ATGGCCCACGTCGGCAACGGGGCGGCCGCCGAGGAGGAG gacTGCTTTGAGGATGCCTTCGATCGGATTCCTTC ggcgTGTCAGATGGACCTGCAGACTGCCATCCAGGAGACTCAGTGCGCTCTCAACCTGGTGCTCAACAACAGGTTCTCTCAGGCTCTGGACCTGCTCAAGCCGTG GTGGAAGCACAGCATGTACCACGCTCTGGGCTACAGCAGCATCCTGGTCATGCAGGCCACCATGACCTTTGACCAGAAGGACATCCAGACGGCCATGGAGACCATCAAGCAGGCGCTGCAGACCTGCCACCG GTTCAGAAAGAGAAACTCGGTGGTCGGTTCTCTGTCCAGCCTGATCAGCAAGCAGTCCAACTTACAGGAAG aGGAAATGCATGCAGAGCTCTGCTATGCTGAATGCCTTCTGCAGAAAGCAACGCTCACTTTCATCCAG GATGAGAACATGATCAGTTTCATAAAAGGAGGAATCAAGATTCGAACAAGCTACCAAATCTACAA GGACTGTCAGAACGTGCTGAACATCAGCCAGGACAAGGCGGAGCAGTTTAACTCCTTCAGACAGTTTGAGGGCGGAGTCAAGCTGGGCATCGGCTCTTTTAACCTG ATGCTGTCTCTCCTTCCTCAGAAGGTTTTACGGTTGTTGGAGTTTATTGGCTTCTCAGGAAACAGG AGTTTTGGTTTGTCTCAGCTGAGGGAGGGAGCAGCCAGCCAAAGTTTGCGTTCGATAATCTGTGTGCTGACTCTGCTCTTCTACAACACTTACGTGTCGCTGATCCTGG GAACGGGGGAGGGAAACCTGATGGAGGCTGAAGCTCTGCTGGAGCCATACCAACAAAAATACCCCAAA GGCTCCATAATCCTCTTCTACTCCGCGCGTATCGCCACCCTGCGAGGAAACTTTGAGAAG GCGCGGTCCAGGTTTGAGGAGTGCATCAGCAGCCAGCAGGAGTGGAAGCAGATCCACCACCTGTGTTACTGGGAGCTGATGTGGACCCACTCCTTCCAGCAGGAGTGGCAGCAGGCGTACCGATACGCCGACCTGCTGTGCAAAGAGAGCCGCTGGTCAAAG GCGATCTATATGTACCAGAAAGCAGCGATCCTCAGCATGATGACGGAGGACGACGTGAGGAAGACTGGAGAAGACATCGTAGAAATCTTTAG GCAGGTGGAGGGGCTGAAGCAGCGGCTGGCCGGGAAGTCCATCCCCATGGAGAAGTTTGCAGTGAGGAAATCCAGGCGCTACAAAGCTGCTCAGCCCGTCCCGCTGGTCGTCCCCGCTCTG GAGATGATGTACGTCTGGAACGGGTTCACCATCGTCGGGAAGAGAGCCGACTACACCGAGTCTCTGCTGGTCACCATCGAGaaagctgagctgcagcttcgCAACGAAACAA ATCCGTCCGAGTTCCACCCAGATGACAGCAGCCTGGTCCAGATGTTGAAGGGTCTCTGCCTGAAACATCTGGGCCGGTTGCTTCAGGCTGAGCTCTGCTTCACACAGGTTCTCTCCAG CGAGAGTCGCATCAGGTACGACCACTACCTGATCCCGTTCTCCCTCTACGAGTTGGGTCTGCTGTACAAACAACAGGGCGACTTCGTTAAGGCCGCCACGTACATTGAGAAAGCCAA GATGAACTACAAGGATTACTCCATGGAGTCCAGGCTTCATTTCAGGATCCACGCGGCGCTCAGCAGCCTGAAAGGTTCGCCGGTCAGCACGCCGTGA